The following nucleotide sequence is from Acidovorax radicis.
AGGCCGAGGGCGGGCGAGTCACCCAATTGGCGCGTGCGGTGGGCCTCACGCAGGGCACCACGCACCGTTTGCTGCAATCGCTGGTGGCAGAGGGCATGGTCGAGCAGGACGAGCGCAGCAAGCTCTACCGCCTGAGCATGGACTTCTTCGCCCTGGCGGCGAAGGCAGGCAACCCGGGCGACCTGCGCAGCCTGTGCCGCCCCGCGCTGCTGCGCCTGTGCGCCAGCCTGGGCGACAGCATCTTTCTATTGGTGCGCAGCGGCTTCGACGCCGTGTGCCTGGACCGCAGCGAAGGCCCGTTCCCCATCCGCTCCTTCACCGGCGACATTGGCGGCCGCGTGGCCCTGGGCGTGGGGCAGGGCGCGCTGGCCATCCTGGCGTTTTTGCCCGAGGCCGAGCGCGAAGAGGTCATCCGCTTCAACCTGTCCCGCGTGCGCGAGTACGGTGTGTTTGATGAGGTGTACCTGCGCACCGAAATCGAGCGCGTGCGCCAGCTGGGCTACGCGGGCCGCAACACCGGCTTGCTCGAAGGCATGGCTGGTGTGGCCGTGCCCATCCTTGACCGCGAAGGCCGTGCCGTGGCGGCGCTGAGCGTGGGCACCATCTCCGCGCGGCTCAACGACGACCGCCTGCCGACGGTGGTGGAGTTGCTCAAGCGCGAGGCGGCGGCGATCGGGCCGAAGATCAATCCGTTTGATGCGACGCTGCGGCGGCCTGCGCAAAGCCTGGGGGGTTCGACGGCGGAGCAGCGGGTTGTGCCTGGCGCAGACCGGGGGGGTGTTTCAGATCCCCTGGGTTGAGGGGCTGGCGTGGCGAAGTGAGATTCACGCGTGGCCCGCACCATCCGCACCATCTGTAAGTCCTGGTCGCAGGCCCTTGCTGCACCCGTGTGGCGCACAAAGTACGTTTGCGAGCGCAAGGGTGGGCCACACCGCTATAGTCCGCGCTCCCCCTGGCGGGTTGTGTGCCGATGACGTGCGCTGAGATGATCGACCCGCCGCTTCTTCAAGCAAAAGAACGAACACCATGGGCCTCCAGCAAACCACCCCCGACTACCTCTACCAATGCCGCGCCGCACAGCGTGCCGAGCAAGAGCAATCCCTGGCCAGCACCGACAACTGGGCCCATGTGGACAAGCCCCAGGTACATGCCGACTTTGATGCCTTCTACCAAGAGCTGGCGCCGCTGATCGATGCCCATGCCCCCGAGTCCGAGGCGATCCAGGCCCTGATGGAAAAACACTTTGCCATCGTTGCGCGGTTCTATGTGCCATCGCGCGATGCTTATGTGGGCACCGTGCTGTTCTATGCCGACAACACCGACATGAAGGCGTTTCACAATGCCTACCACCCACGCATGGTGGAGTTTTTGGGCGACGCTGCGTACACCTACGCGCTGCAGAACCTGCAGTAACGCTCTTTGGCTGCCCATGCAAACACACACCCCCCCCGTGCGGCCCCTCACCAGCGGCGCCCTTGAACCTCTTCCGGCTGTGTGCGGCGCACTGGCCGAAGCGCTGAGTGACGACGCGTTCTACCAGGCCGTCACCATCGACCACGCAGCCGACCCCGCCCTGCGCCACCGCGTGCTGGCCCACTACTTCGTGCTGGCGCTGGACGAAGCCCGAGCTGTGGGCGAAGTGCATTGGGCCGGTGATGACGGTGCTGCCCTGTGGCTCACCCCTGAGGCCCCGGCCAGCCACCGCGCCCTGCACGGCGAGCGCCGCACCCAGGCGCTGTCGCGCCTGCTCGGCCCCATCGGGTTCGGCCACTACCAGCACATCGGCGCCGCCATGGAGGCGCAGGTGCCCGCCGTCCTGCACGACGCGTGGTACCTCTCCATCCTGGGCGTGCGCCCCGCAGCACAGGGCCAGGGGCTGGCGCAGCGGCTGCTGCAGCCAACGCTGGCACGCGCAGACCAGGCGCGCGCCACCTGTTACCTGGAAACCTTCAACCCGCTCAGCCTGCCGTTCTACCAGCGCCTGGGGTTTGCGCGCGTGGTCGAATGTGTGGAGCCCGTCTCTGCCCGCCCTTACTGGCTGATGGTGCGCGAGGCCGCGCAGCGACAGCCCTGAAGCCTGCCCGCCTGCGGTCAGAACACCGCCAATGCCCTGGCCACCTGGGCGTGCGCATCGGTGTCGATGGTGCAGTTGTGGGCCACCACCACCCGTGCAAACGGCCAGCGCAGCACACGCTCCGCACTGCGGGCTGCTGCAGCCCGGTCACGCACCAGCGCGCGCACCGTGAGCGGCACGGCCAGCCGGCTTCGCACCCCCGTCAGCGTGGCATAGGCCCGCGTGGGCCAGGGCAGATCGCCCGCCATCCACTGCAGCAGGTCCGTCACGACGAGCGTGGCCGACGGCCGGTGAAACCACACCGACTCATTGCCCGCCGGAATGCCCTCGAAGGCAAAGTGCTCCAGGTCCGGTAGCCACTTGTGAACCGCCCCGCGTTTTGAGGAGGCTCTTTTCTCTGAGAGGATTGAGCCATGAGCAAGAAGTCGAACCAGTTTTCACCTGAGGTCCGCGAGCGCGCTGTTCGCATGGTGCGTGAGCACCGAGGCGAGTACCCCTCGCTGTGGGCTGCCATTGAATCCATCGCCCCCAAGATTGGCTGCGTGCCGCAGACCTTGCACGAGTGGGTCAAGCGTGCCGAGGTCGATTCCGGCGTGCGTGAGGGCATCACCACCTCCGAGCGTGAACGGATGAAGGTGCTGGAGCGCGAGGTCAAAGAACTGCGCAAAGCCAACGAGATCTTGAAGCTGGCCAGCGCGTTTTTCGCCCAGGCGGAACTCGACCGCCGTCTGAAGCCCTGAAGGGCTTCATCGATCAGCATCGACAGGCCTACGGGGTCGAGTCGATCTGCAAGGTGCTGCAGATCGCCCCGTCAGGCTATTGGCGTCATGCCGCCCGTCAACGCAATCCACGGCTGCGCTGTCCGCGCGCCCAACGTGATGACACCCTGGTGCCGCATATTGAGCGCGTCTGGCAGGCCAACATGCGGGTCTATGGCGCCGACAAGATCTGGAAACAGATGAACCGCGAAGGGCTGTCCATTGCCCGCTGCACGGTCGAGCGCTTGATGAAGCGCCTGGGATTGCAGGGCGTGCGCCGTGGCAAGGTGGTTCGCACCACCATCAGCGACATGAAAGCACCGTGCCCGCTGGATCGGGTCAACAGACAGTTCAAGGCCGAGCGGCCCAACCAGCTGTGGGTCTCGGACTTCACGTACGTCTCAACCTGGCAGGGGTGGCTGTACGTGGCCTTCGTGATCGACGTATACGCCAGGCGCATTGTGGGGTGGAGGGTCAGCACCTCCATGCAAACGGAATTCGTTCTGGATGCCCTGGAGCAGGCCCTGTATGCCAGGCAACCCGAGCGTGATGGCGCATTGATTCATCACTCCGACAGGGGGTCGCAATACGTCAGCATCCGCTACAGCGAACGGCTGTCAGAGGCAGGCATCGAGCCCTCGGTGGGCAGCAAGGGCGACAGCTATGACAACGCTTTGGCTGAGACGATCAACGGTCTGTACAAGGCCGAGGTGATTCATCGACGGTCCTGGCCAACTCGTGAATCGGTAGAGCTGGCAACGCTGGAATGGGTGTCTTGGTTCAACCATCACAGGCTGCTCGGACCCATCGGATACATACCGCCGGCAGAGGCTGAGGCAAACTACTACCGGCAACTCGCCAGTCAGTCCTCCATGGTGGCGGCCTGACTTAAACCAACCGGCCTCCACGAAACCCGGGGCGGTTCATCATGTGGCGCAGGCTTTTGGTGCTGAAGCTGCGGCCATAGTCGGCTGTCAACTGTCTCGACACTGTGGAGACAATCTCCTCGCCGTAATTGGCCCGTTGTCCTCCCAGCACTTCGGCTCGGATGCGCTGGCCGATGCGCCAGTGCATCCATGTCAGGCCGGAGTTCACTGCTACCACGGCGGCTTCCCGGGCTTGCTCGATGAGCTGCCGCAGGTCGGTCAACAACTGGGGTGCATCCGGCACGGCCATGGGTGCAGTTGCATTTGTCTTCGGTAGTTTGGTTTCACGCATGCGGACTCCTTGGCTATGCACTATGCCGTTGATGTTCTTCAGGGCGTTGTCTGTTTTGTCCTGAGCGTGTGGTGCGGTGTCTCATGGCAAGTTTTTGCTTCTGATTTCATAGCTGCTTGCGCTTTAAGAATAAGCGCCAGGGGCACTTTTTGAGCATATTTCAGGTGGCTGGGCGTGGGGTCGTTCCTCGCTGGCATCTTCTGCCCTCACCTCTGCCTTTGCCCCACACTCCCCCACGACCCAATCCCTGAACGCCTTCACCAGCGGCGTCTGCGCCCGCGCCTCCGGGTACACGAGGTAATACGCATCCGTGCTCGTCAGCACCTGGTCTGACAGCTCCACCAAACTCCCTGCAGCCAGCTCCTGCTCAATCAAAAAGCGCGGCAGCAGGGCCGCCCCCAGGTGCGAGACCGCAGCCTGCGCAATCATGGCGAAGTGCTCGGACTGCGGGCCGCGCAGGGCCAGGGCCGTGGGCACGCCCACCAGCTCAAACCATTCGGCCCATTGCGTGGGACGAGTGCTTTGCTGCAGCAGCACCACGCGGGTCAAATCCTGCGGGGTGTGGATGCCGTGGCGGTCGCGGTAGGCGGGGCTGCACACGGGCACGGTTTCTTCGTGCATCAGGTATTCGCACACGGCGCCTGCCCAGTGCGGGGTGCCGAAGTGGATGGCAGCGTCGAACGGTGTGCCCGCAAAGTCAAACGGCTCGGTGCGGGCCGAGAAGTTGACCATGGCCTCCGGGTGCAGCGCCATGAAGCCGCCCAGGCGCGGGATGAGCCAGCGGGTGCCCAGCGTGGGCAGCACGGCCAGGTTGAGCAGGCCGTCGGTGCTGGAGAACGCCATGGCTTTTTGTGTGCTGGCCGACAGTTGCTGCAGCACGTTTTGCACGTCGGCCGCGTAGACGCGGCCCGCGTCGGTCAGCACCACACGCTGGCGCACGCGGTGGAAGAGGGCGGTGCCGATCTGATCTTCCAGTTGGCGGATCTGGCGCGACACGGCGCTTTGGGTGAGGTGCAGCTCCTCGGCTGCGCGCGACACGCTCTGGTGGCGTGCCGCCGCCTCAAAGGCCAGCAGGTCGGCGGTGGAGGGCAGGAAGGCGCGGCGCAGCAAGGTCATACCGGGTTATGCATTGGGGGAATGATGATGGGTGCCAAAAATTGAGCCTTTTGAGCCTCTTCCGCGCATTGGGTATGGGGTGGCAGTCCTGATATTTTCAGGTACTTCATTCTGATTTGTGATCAAGTAGTTCCATTTTTTTGCTATCCAGGCTCCTGGGATTGGCGGATATTGGCGCATTCTTTGCGTAGGTTCTCTTGCGCGGATCTGTTTTTCTGCACCCCCTTCACCTTTGCGAGTCGCCATGTCTGCCACCCCTGCCGCCACCCCCCTTGTGTCTGAAGTTGATCAACTGTTGCAACGCCTGGGCGTGCCCCGCGCCGCCTACACCGGCGGCACGCTGGCTGCGCGCTCGCCCATCACGGGCGAGGTGCTGGCCCAGGTGCCACAGCAAAGCCCGACCGATGCCACCGCTGCCATCGGCCGCGCGCATGCGGCCTTTTTGGCATGGCGCAATGTGCCCGCACCGCGCCGGGGCGAGCTGGTGCGCCTGCTGGGCGAAGAGCTGCGCGCCGCCAAGGTTGACCTGGGCCTGCTGGTGACCATTGAGGCGGGCAAGATCCCGTCCGAAGGGCTGGGCGAGGTGCAGGAGATGATCGACATCTGCGACTTTGCCGTGGGCCTGTCGCGCCAGCTGTATGGCCTGACCATTGCCACCGAACGCCCCGGCCACCGCATGATGGAAACTTGGCACCCGTTGGGCGTGTGCGGCGTGATCTCGGCCTTCAACTTCCCCGTGGCCGTGTGGTCATGGAACGCGGCGCTGGCGCTGGTGTGCGGTGATTCGGTGGTGTGGAAGCCGTCTGAAAAGACGCCGCTCACGGCCCTGGCCACGCACGCGATTGCGCAGCGCGCCATCGCACGCTTTGGCGCCGATGCACCCGAGGGCCTGCTGGAGCTGATCGTGGGCCAGCGCGACATTGGCGAGGTGCTGGTGGATGACGCCCGCGTGCCCTTGCTGTCGGCCACGGGCTCCACCGCCATGGGCCGCGCCGTGGGCCCGCGCCTGGCAGCGCGGTTTGCGCGCGGCATCCTGGAGCTGGGCGGCAACAACGCGGCCATCGTGGGGCCCACGGCCGACCTGAACCTGGCCCTGCGCGGCATCGCGTTTGCCGCCATGGGCACGGCAGGCCAGCGCTGCACCACGCTGCGCCGCTTGTTTGTGCACGAAAGCATTTACGACCAACTGGTGCCCCAGCTGGCCAAGGTGTATGCCAACGTGAAGGTAGGCGACCCGCGCACCGCTGGCACGCTGGTAGGCCCGCTGATCGACCGCCCTGCGTTTGACGGCATGCAAAAAGCGCTGGAGCAAAGCCGTGCGCTGGGTGCCACGGTGCACGGTGGTGGCCGTGTGGAAGGCATTGGCGGTGCGGATGCGTACTACGTGCGCCCTGCGCTGGTGGAGCTGCAAAAGCACGAAGGCCCTGCACTGCACGAAACCTTTGCGCCCATCCTGTACGTGGTGCGCTACAGCACCATCGACGAAGCCATCGCCATGAACAACGCCGTGGGCGCAGGCCTGTCGTCGTCCATCTTTACGCTCAACGTGCGCGAGGCCGAGTTGTTCATGTCGGCGGCGGGCTCGGACTGCGGCATTGCCAACGTGAACATTGGCCCCAGCGGTGCCGAGATTGGTGGCGCGTTTGGTGGGGAGAAGGAAACGGGCGGCGGGCGCGAAGCCGGGTCGGACAGCTGGAAGGCCTACATGCGCCGGGCGACGAACACCATCAACTATTCGACCGCGCTGCCACTGGCGCAAGGCGTGACGTTTGATGTGTGAGTGGGAGCAGGGGCTCGGCGCACGGGTTGGAACAGAGGGGCGTGGTGTGGCCGGTTTCAGGCGAAGCCCTCGCTGACGCCCGTGCGCTTTGGGCCAGCACGAAGGGCTTTGTACGCGTTCTGCCCTGGCTTCGGCAAGCTCGGCCTGAACGGTGAGGCAACGGAGAGCAAGGAGCAAGGAACAGGGAACAGTGAGTTTTTTTAGCGCGGTACGACCGCTTTTTATTCTGCCAACGACAACACACTAGGAGACAACAACCATGGCAACTTTCCACAAGACATTCACGGCGCTCGCTGCAGGGCTGGTACTGGCTTGCACGGCCTTGGCGCCAGCGCAGGCACAAACGGCATCCACGCCCACGCTGGAGAAGATCAAGGCATCGGGCAAGGCCGTGCTGGGCGTGCGCGAGACCTCGCCGCCCATGGCCTATGCGCTGGGCGCGAATGAGAAATACGCGGGCTACCACGTCGAGCTGTGCGAGCGGGTGCTCAAGGAGATCGCGCCCGACGCCAAGCTCGAATACATGGCCGTGACGGCGCAAAACACGCTGCCCCTGGTGCAGAACGGCACGCTCGATATCGGCTGTGGCCCCACCACCAACAACACCGCGCGCCAGCAACAAGTGGCGTTTGCAGTGACCACCTACGTGAGCGAAGTGCGCATGGCGGTGCGCAAGGATTCGGACCTGAAGTCCATCAGCCAGCTCGCAGGCCGCACCATTGCCGCATCGACCGGCACCACGGCCGTGCAACTGCTGCGCAAGCAGGAGCGTGCGCTGGGCGGTGCACCCATCAAGACGGTGCTGGGCAAGGACCACCACGAGAGCTTCTTGCTGCTGGAAACCGGCCGCGCCGACGCCTTCGTGCTCGACGACAACCTGCTGGCCGGGATGATCGCCAACTCCAAAGACCCATCGGCCTACCGCATCGTCGGCGAGCCACTGGGCGCCGAGCCGATTGCGCTGCTGTTCCGCAAGGACGACCCGACCTTCAAGGCGGCGGTGGATGGTGTGCTCACCAAGCTCATGCAAAGCGGCGAGATGGAAAAGATCTACACCAAGTGGTTTGTGAACCCCATTCCACCCAAGAACATGAGCCTGAACCTGCCGCTGGGCACCACGCTGCGCCAGCTGTTTGCCACACCCAACGACAAGCCCCTGGAGACCTACCAGCAATGAACGCTCCCATCCCCGCCACGGCCTTCCGCGCGGCCGACCGCCTGGGCGCCATCGGCGTTTCGGAAATCGTGCGCCTGACGCAAGAGGCAAACCAGCTCAAGCGCCAGGGCCAGCCCGTCATCGTGCTGGGCCTGGGCGAGCCCGATTTCGACACGCCAGCCCACATTCTGGAGGCCGCGCAGCAGGCCATGGCGCGGGGGGAGACGCACTACACGGTGCTGGATGGCACGGCAGAACTCAAGGCCGCCATCCAGCACAAGTTCAAGCACGACAACGGGCTGGACTTTCAGCTCAACGAAATCACTGCAGGCGCGGGTGCCAAGCAGATCCTCTACAACGCGCTGATGGCCTCGGTGAACCCGGGCGACGAGGTGATCCTGCCCGCGCCGTACTGGACGTCTTACGCCGACATGGTGCTGATTGCCGGTGGCGTGCCCGTGGTGGTGCCCTGCACCGAAGCCAACGGCTTTCGCATCACGCCCGAACAGCTGGAGGCAGCCATCACGCCGCGCACGCGCTGGGTGTTCATCAACTCGCCCTCCAACCCCAGCGGCGCGGCCTATAGCGCCGAGCAACTGCGCCCGGTGCTGGAGGTGGTGGAGCGCCACCCGCAGGTGTGGTTGCTGGCGGACGACATCTACGAACACATCCTGTACGACGGCCGCGCGTTTGCCACGCCCGCCGCCGTGCTGCCCTCGCTGCGCGATCGCACGCTGACGGTGAACGGTGTCTCCAAAGCCTATGCCATGACCGGTTGGCGCATCGGTTATGGCGCGGGCCCCAAGGCGCTGATTGCCGCCATGGCCGTGGTGCAGAGCCAGGCCACGTCCTGCCCCTCGTCCATCAGCCAGGCGGCGGCCGTGGCGGCGCTGACGGGCCCGCAGGATGTGGTGGTTGAACGTTGCCGAGCGTTTCAAGACCGGCGCGATCTGGTCGTGGCCGCGCTCAATGCCTCACCCGGCCTGCGCTGCCGCGTGCCCGAGGGCGCGTTCTACACCTTTGCCAGTTGCGAAGGCGTGCTGGGCCGCACCACGCCGGGCGGCATGCTGCTGCGCACCGATGCCGACTTTTGCGCCTACCTGCTGCGCGAACACCATGTGGCCGTGGTGCCCGGCGGTGTGCTGGGGCTGGCGCCATACTTCCGCATCTCTTACGCTGCTTCTACCGCTGACTTGCAAGAGGCCTGCACGCGCATCCAACGTGCCTGCCAGGCGCTGTTCTGAATTTTTGATCCGATACCGCAGACATGAACACTTCGTCCCTCACCCCTCGCACGGGCGGCCAGATTCTGGTCAGCCAGCTCATCACCCATGGCGTCAAGCAGCTCTTTTGCGTGCCCGGCGAAAGTTATCTGGCCGTGCTCGACGCCCTGCACGATGCCGATATCGGCGTGACGGTGTGCCGCCAGGAGGGCGGCGCGGCCATGATGGCCGAGGCGCAGGGCAAGCTCACGGGCCAGCCCGGCATCTGCTTTGTGACGCGCGGGCCCGGCGCCACCAATGCGTCGGCCGGTGTACACATTGCGCACCAGGACTCGACCCCTATGATCCTGTTTGTGGGCCAGGTGGCCCGCAATGCCATGGGGCGTGAGGCGTTTCAGGAGCTGGACTACAGCGCCGTGTTTGGCACCATGGCCAAGTGGGTGGTGCAGATTGATGACCCGGCGCGTGTGCCCGAGCTCGTCTCGCGGGCCTTCCACGTCGCCACATCCGGCCGCCCCGGCCCTGTGGTGGTGGCGCTGCCCGAAGACATGCTGACCGAAGCGGCCATGGTGGCCGATGCGTTGCCCTACCAGGTGACGGAGACACACCCCGGCGCCGCGCAGATGGCCGAGCTTGCCCAGCGCCTGCAAGCCGCCAAGAGCCCTGTGGCCATCGTGGGTGGCAGCCGCTGGTCTGAGCAAGCTGTGCGCGAGTTCACTGCGTTTGCAGAGGCCTGGTCGATTCCTGTGTACTGCTCGTTCCGCCGCCAGATGCTGTTCCCGGCCACGCACGCCTGCTATGGCGGCGATCTGGGCCTGGGTGTGAACCCCAAGCTGCTGGCGCGCATCAAGGCATCCGATTTGGTGCTGGTGGTGGGCGGGCGGCTGTCGGAAGTGCCCTCGCAAGGCTACGAGCTGTTCGACATCCCCACGCCCGCGCAGCCCCTGGTGCATGTGCATGCCGATGCCGATGAGTTGGGCAAGCTCTACCGCCCCACCCAGGCCATCCACGCCACGCCACAGGCATTCACCGCAGCGCTCAACGCGGTGCGCCCCACAGCCGCCGTGCCGTGGAAGGCCCACACCCAGGCCGCCCACGCCGAATACCTGGCCTGGAGCGACCCGGCGCCCATTCGCATCCCCGGCAACTTGCAGATGGGCGAGGTGATGCAGCACCTCAAAGACGTACTGCCGGCCGACACCATCTTCTGCAACGGCGCGGGCAACTTTGCCACGTGGATCCACCGCTTCTGGCCGTTCACCACCTACGCCAGCCAATTGGCTCCCACCAGTGGATCGATGGGCTACGGCCTGCCTGCGGGCGTGGGCGGCAAGCGCCTGTGGCCGCAGCGCGAGGTGGTGATCTTCGCGGGCGACGGCGACTTTTTGATGCACGGCCAGGAGTTTGCGACCGCCGTGCAGTACGGCCTGCCCATCATCGTGGTGCTGCTGGACAACGCCATGTACGGCACCATCCGCATGCACCAGGAGCGCGAGTATCCCGGCCGCGTCAGCGCCACGCAGCTCAAGAACCCCGACTTCAAGGCCTACGCCCAGGCCTTTGGCGGCCACGGCGAGCGTGTGGAGCACACTGCAGAATTCGCCCCCGCCCTGGCCCGCGCGCGCGCCAGCGGCCTGCCCAGCGTATTGCACTGCCTGATCGACCCCGAGGCCATTACGCCCACGGGCACGCTGCAGGGTATTCGGAGCGCGGCGTTGGCGAAGCAGTAAACCATTCATAGAAGTTTGTTAAATAGGTTTTTCTTGCTTCTATGAATAAATAGGCGGCTTTGACTCTCTATCGAGCGCTGTGGGCGGCGCTTAATATTCATAGATTTGCTTAAAAACCAATTTTTGCTACATTCTATGAATGCCCAAGCAAAACACCAGCCCTGCTGATTACCCGCATGCCGTCTTGCAGCAGATTGAACTGCTGGGCCAACACATCGCCATCGCCCGCAAGCGGCGGGGAGAGACGCAGGCCCAGTGGGCGCGGCGGCTGGGGGTGTCTCAGCCCACCATGGCACGCATTGAGCGGGGCGATCCTTCTGTGGCCATGGCCAGCTATGTGATGTGCATGTGGCTGGTGAATCCGGCGGTGGCCGTGGCCGATTTGGTTGCGCCCCAACAAGACCATGCGGCGCTGGAGCGGGAGGTCACGAGGGCTCGCGGTCCGCGCAAATCGGCCAAAAGCGTTGCGCGCCCTGGTGCCAGTACAGTGGCTGCGCCTGTGCCGTCTCGGTCTGTCCCGGCGGCGGCAGTCGGCTTGGCTGCGCTCATTCAACCCGGCCTTTCAAAGGCCCCGCGATGAAGTCGCGCGTGGGTGTGAATCCCCGCAGCTATGTGCCGCAAGACCAGCTTTACCTGTGGGCGCTGGTGAACCCCGCGCAGCCCACATTGGTGGGCGCGTTGCGCTTGTCCCAGCTCGTGGCCGACTGCGCCACCTTCCACTATGCCGAAGAGTGGTGGCACTTTCCGCTCAGTGAGGACTTGCCTTTGGTGGCTGAGCAGGAGTTCACCGCAGGCGAGCGCAACAGCGCCCCCGGTGCCATTGACGATGCCCGGCCCGACCGCTGGGGCGAGCGCATCATCCGGCATGTGGACCGGCCCGCGCGCCTGTCGATCTTGGAGATGCTGCTGTTTGCGGGTGATGACCGTTTTGGTGCGCTGGGTGTTTCGGTCTCTGCGGATCGGTACGTGCCACGCTCACTGGGGCCTTATCCCCAACTGCGGGACTTGGCGCAGCTAAGCGCCGCCATGGAAGACCTGCAGACCCAGGCCCCGGTGACCGCTGAAATGCAGCGCCTTATTCAACCCGGTGTGACGTTGGGCGGCGCACGGCCCAAGGCTCTGCTGCAAACCGATGCGGGGCCTTGCGTCATCAAGTTCAGTGAGCTGGACGATGCGGTGGACACGCCGCTGGTCGAACACGCCACCATGACGCTGGCCGCCCAGGCAGGCATCCGCGTGGCTGCTACGGGTGTGCTGCCCATTCCAGCACGGCATGGCAAGGCGCGTCATGCGTTGACGATTGAGCGTTTTGACAGAGTGGGTGGGTACCGCCTGCATTGCCTGTCGGCCCGCACGGCGCTGCGTGCTGCGCGGCTGCCTGAGAGCTATAGCGCGCTGGCCACGGTGCTGCTGCGACTGGCCCACCCCGACACACAGGTGGCGCAGCGTGAAGAGTTGTTCAAGCGCATGGTGTTCAACATCTTCATGGACAACACCGACGACCATGAGCGCAACCACAGTCTGCGCTTGGGGCTGGATGGCTACCACGAGCTGACCCCTGCGTACGACGTGGTGCCCACGCTGCAAAACCTGGGTTACCAGCAGATGGTGGTGGGTCGCGAAGGTGCTGTATCCAGCCTGGAGAACGCGCTGACTGAGCTGCGTGAATTCGGCATCAAACGCGCGCGTGCCATGGAGCTTATCCAGCAGGTCGCACGCGTGGTGAACGGATGGCAAGACCATTTTGTGAAGCAGGGCGTGTGCCGTGCAGATATGGAGCAGCTGCAAGCCAGCATCGACCGAGAGGCATTGCAAACCCAAAGGGCGGCTTTTCTCTAACTCGCAGCTTGTGATGTTGGTGGCAGCAGCCTGTCAACGCGCCGCGCACAATATCGGCTGTGACCGTTCCTGACCCCGAAACCGCCCTCGATAGCCCGGCCGCTGCAACCCAGCCCGACGGCAAGCTGCGCCGCATTGCGCACCTGGACATGGATGCGTTCTATGCCTCGGTGGAGTTGCTGCGCTACCCGCAACTCAAAGGGTTGCCTGTGGTGATTGGCGGCGGTCGGCGTAAGGTGGACGATTTGCTGCTGCAAAGTCCCGATGGCTCGGGGCCACGGGAGCCGTGTTTCATCCCGGTGGAGGACTTTCCTCTGCTCAAAGACTACGTGGGCCGGGGCGTCATCACCACGGCCACCTATGCTGCGCGGCAGTTCGGTGTGGGTTCGGCCATGGGCATGATGAAAGCGGCCCGGCTGTGCCCGCAGGCCATCGTGCTGCCGGTGGATTTTGACGAAGTGCGGCGCTTCTCGCGCCTGTTCAAAAGCACCATCACCGAGATTGCCCCCGTGATGCAGGACCGGGGTGTGGACGAGGTGTATATCGACTTCACCGACGTGCCCGGTGGCCAGCGCGAAGGCGGGCGTGTGCTGGCGCGGCTCATCCAGAAAAGCATTTTTGAGACGACAGGGCTGACCTGCTCGATCGGCGTGGCGCCTAACCGGTTGCTGGCCAAGATGGCGAGCGAGTTCAACAAGCCCAACGGTATTTCTATCGTCTATAAGGAAGACCTGCAGGGCAAGATCTGGCCGCTGAACGTGCGCAAGATCAACGGCATCGGCCCCAAGGCGGGCGAGAAGCTGGCGCGCCTGGGCATAGAGACCATTGGGCAACTGGCAGCGCAGGACCCGCAGTGGCTCATGGGTCACTTTGGCAAGTCCACCGGGGCCTGGATGCACCGCGTGGCCTGGGGCCGCGAC
It contains:
- a CDS encoding IS3 family transposase (programmed frameshift); its protein translation is MSKKSNQFSPEVRERAVRMVREHRGEYPSLWAAIESIAPKIGCVPQTLHEWVKRAEVDSGVREGITTSERERMKVLEREVKELRKANEILKLASAFFRPGGTRPPSEALKGFIDQHRQAYGVESICKVLQIAPSGYWRHAARQRNPRLRCPRAQRDDTLVPHIERVWQANMRVYGADKIWKQMNREGLSIARCTVERLMKRLGLQGVRRGKVVRTTISDMKAPCPLDRVNRQFKAERPNQLWVSDFTYVSTWQGWLYVAFVIDVYARRIVGWRVSTSMQTEFVLDALEQALYARQPERDGALIHHSDRGSQYVSIRYSERLSEAGIEPSVGSKGDSYDNALAETINGLYKAEVIHRRSWPTRESVELATLEWVSWFNHHRLLGPIGYIPPAEAEANYYRQLASQSSMVAA
- a CDS encoding GNAT family N-acetyltransferase, whose product is MQTHTPPVRPLTSGALEPLPAVCGALAEALSDDAFYQAVTIDHAADPALRHRVLAHYFVLALDEARAVGEVHWAGDDGAALWLTPEAPASHRALHGERRTQALSRLLGPIGFGHYQHIGAAMEAQVPAVLHDAWYLSILGVRPAAQGQGLAQRLLQPTLARADQARATCYLETFNPLSLPFYQRLGFARVVECVEPVSARPYWLMVREAAQRQP
- a CDS encoding TipAS antibiotic-recognition domain-containing protein, which encodes MGLQQTTPDYLYQCRAAQRAEQEQSLASTDNWAHVDKPQVHADFDAFYQELAPLIDAHAPESEAIQALMEKHFAIVARFYVPSRDAYVGTVLFYADNTDMKAFHNAYHPRMVEFLGDAAYTYALQNLQ
- a CDS encoding LysR family transcriptional regulator, translated to MTLLRRAFLPSTADLLAFEAAARHQSVSRAAEELHLTQSAVSRQIRQLEDQIGTALFHRVRQRVVLTDAGRVYAADVQNVLQQLSASTQKAMAFSSTDGLLNLAVLPTLGTRWLIPRLGGFMALHPEAMVNFSARTEPFDFAGTPFDAAIHFGTPHWAGAVCEYLMHEETVPVCSPAYRDRHGIHTPQDLTRVVLLQQSTRPTQWAEWFELVGVPTALALRGPQSEHFAMIAQAAVSHLGAALLPRFLIEQELAAGSLVELSDQVLTSTDAYYLVYPEARAQTPLVKAFRDWVVGECGAKAEVRAEDASEERPHAQPPEICSKSAPGAYS
- a CDS encoding DUF1016 N-terminal domain-containing protein — encoded protein: MRETKLPKTNATAPMAVPDAPQLLTDLRQLIEQAREAAVVAVNSGLTWMHWRIGQRIRAEVLGGQRANYGEEIVSTVSRQLTADYGRSFSTKSLRHMMNRPGFRGGRLV
- a CDS encoding IclR family transcriptional regulator translates to MEAASTATGGVPRVFAVIRALSAVQAEGGRVTQLARAVGLTQGTTHRLLQSLVAEGMVEQDERSKLYRLSMDFFALAAKAGNPGDLRSLCRPALLRLCASLGDSIFLLVRSGFDAVCLDRSEGPFPIRSFTGDIGGRVALGVGQGALAILAFLPEAEREEVIRFNLSRVREYGVFDEVYLRTEIERVRQLGYAGRNTGLLEGMAGVAVPILDREGRAVAALSVGTISARLNDDRLPTVVELLKREAAAIGPKINPFDATLRRPAQSLGGSTAEQRVVPGADRGGVSDPLG